In one Lycium barbarum isolate Lr01 chromosome 7, ASM1917538v2, whole genome shotgun sequence genomic region, the following are encoded:
- the LOC132604266 gene encoding phytochrome-interacting ankyrin-repeat protein 2-like isoform X1 produces MQEERLNISRGSRRMQIGGGDMDDRGWTLLHIVARKGDLKEVKRLLNEGMDANLTAGGRKSLGATPLHLAAKGGHLRVMDALLERGADIDARTKGACGWTPLHHAAKERKRKAIRFLIRNGAYLPDDIHDTRFNPPLHYCPGLEWAYEEMRLLQLESSSSGEASYSSGN; encoded by the exons atgcaAGAAGAGCGATTGAATATAAGTAGGGGTTCGAGAAGAATGCAGATTGGAGGTGGTGATATGGATGACCGAGGCTGGACTCTGCTTCATATTGTTGCTCGGAAAGGTGACCTGAAAGaa GTTAAGAGACTTCTTAATGAAGGCATGGATGCAAATTTGACTGCTGGGGGCCGTAAGTCACTTGGTGCGACTCCACTTCATCTTGCTGCTAAGGGTGGTCACCTCCGAGTTATGGATGCATTGCTTGAGAGAGGTGCTGATATTGATGCACGAACCAAGGGTGCCTGCGGAT GGACTCCACTACATCATGCAGCTAAAGAAAGAAAGAGGAAAGCAATCAGATTCTTGATTAGAAATGGTGCATATTTGCCGGATGACATCCATGATACCAGGTTCAATCCTCCACTCCACTACTGTCCTGGTCTCGAATGGGCTTATGAGGAGATGAGGCTGCTGCAACTAGAGAGTTCATCATCTGGTGAGGCCTCTTACAGCTCGGGAAACTGA
- the LOC132604264 gene encoding alkylated DNA repair protein ALKBH8 homolog isoform X2 has product MGLPRFKRPVGTSEPSSNLYVANCGPAVGLTLDTIEAVFGAYGQVKGVHLADESGTRVIVSYHEEKSAESALTALNRRACPELGGRSLHIQYSVPSVCQVAVDDSIQVSMEASELDIPGLYLIHDFISAKEEEELLAAVDTRPWQKLAKRRVQHYGYEFQYSTRNVNTHQYLGELPSFLSPILEKMSLFQKRGYTGTVLLDQLTVNEYPPGVGLSPHIDTHSAFEGLIFSLSLAGPCIMEFRKYSTGVWPTSPDTLSDEEAQNSDKSSKFLRMAIYLPPRSILLLSGEARYAWHHYIPHHKIDVVNDTRIRRASRRVSFTLRKLYLFQNVERFIQCVQEC; this is encoded by the exons ATGGGTTTGCCGAGATTTAAACGTCCTGTAGGGACTAGTGAACCAAGTTCAAATCTTTATGTGGCCAATTGTGGACCTGCGGTTGGACTAACTTTGGACACAATTGAAGCTGTATTTGGTGCATATGGCCAAGTTAAGGGAGTCCATCTTGCTGATGAAAGTGGCACTAGAGTTATTGTGTCTTATCATGAAGAGAAGTCTGCAGAATCTGCCCTGACGGCGTTGAATAGACGTGCATGTCCTGAGCTCGGTGGCCGGTCTTTGCATATTCAGTATTCAGTACCCTCTGTTTGTCAG GTTGCAGTTGATGACTCAATTCAGGTGTCTATGGAAGCTTCAGAGTTAGATATTCCTGGTCTTTACTTGATTCATGACTTTATCAGTGCCAAAGAGGAGGAG GAATTACTTGCAGCAGTTGATACAAGGCCTTGGCAAAAACTTGCTAAAAGAAGGGTCCAACATTATGGCTATGAGTTCCAATATAGT ACAAGGAATGTCAACACACACCAGTACTTGGGTGAACTTCCATCATTTCTTTCCCCAATACTTGAAAAGATGTCATTGTTTCAAAAGCGTGGTTACACTGGAACTGTACTTTTGGACCAGCTCACG GTTAATGAATATCCACCCGGAGTGGGTTTGTCTCCGCATATTGACACCCATTCAGCATTTGAAGGATTAATATTCAGCCTTTCATTGGCAGGGCCTTGCATCATGGAGTTCAGAAAGTATTCTACTGGTGTTTGGCCTACAAGCCCTGACACATTAAGTGATGAAGAGGCTCAAAATTCCGACAAGAGCTCAAAGTTCTTGAGGATGGCTATTTATCTTCCCCCTCGATCTATTCTTTTATTATCAGGGGAAGCACGCTATGCTTGGCACCATTACATTCCACACCATAAG ATTGATGTAGTGAACGACACCAGAATCAGAAGGGCTTCAAGAAGAGTGTCCTTTACATTGCGCAAG CTTTACCTTTTCCAGAATGTAGAACGTTTTATACAATGTGTACAAGAGTGTTAA
- the LOC132601914 gene encoding transcription factor bHLH53-like — protein MSMDNLIHHSNSYLVETIHDDEFNSQITMLPPFDLKDESFSIQDGYFLEPPYNSNELFLPGINSYPEFNNFQDYPKRQKIYQDDFFLNGVVPNPPILQELTSFSTPEFQNLPVYRTENGVGMKVSTVKKNLSSQSIPARLRRKKISEKTEELGKLIPGGHKMNTADMFQAAYKYINFLQAQVGILEVMGSYQEKGEQFQTPELNNLVGAPLIQEKLYSSEECLVPDIFIEALVNDHELQHSNPGVLKEAKQLIIKRI, from the exons ATGTCAATGGATAATCTTATTCACCACTCAAATTCCTACTTAGTAGAAACAATTCATGATGATGAATTTAACTCACAAATAACTATGCTTCCTCCATTTGATCTCAAAGATGAGAGCTTTTCTATTCAAGATGGTTATTTTCTTGAACCTCCATACAACTCCAACGAGTTGTTTCTCCCTGGAATAAACTCATACCCAGAATTCAACAATTTCCAAGACTACCCAAAACGCCAAAAGATCTATCAAGATGACTTTTTTCTCAATGGGGTTGTGCCAAATCCTCCAATATTACAAGAGTTAACGTCGTTTTCGACGCCTGAGTTTCAAAATTTGCCAGTTTATAGAACCGAAAATGGAGTAGGGATGAAAGTGAGTACTGTGAAGAAGAATTTGTCATCCCAAAGCATTCCGGCGAGATTAAGGAGAAAGAAGATAAGTGAGAAAACAGAAGAGTTAGGGAAGTTGATTCCTGGTGGACATAAGATGAATACTGCTGATATGTTTCAAGCTGCTTATAAGTATATTAACTTCTTGCAAGCACAAGTTGGAATTCTTGAAGTCATGGGATCATATCAG GAAAAAGGAGAGCAATTTCAAACTCCAGAACTCAACAATCTTGTTGGAGCTCCATTGATTCAAGAAAagttatattcaagtgaagaatgcTTAGTTCCTGACATTTTCATTGAAGCTCTAGTCAATGATCATGAATTACAGCATTCAAATCCTGGGGTCTTGAAGGAAGCCAAACAACTGATAATTAAGAGAATTTAA
- the LOC132604264 gene encoding alkylated DNA repair protein ALKBH8 homolog isoform X1, which yields MGLPRFKRPVGTSEPSSNLYVANCGPAVGLTLDTIEAVFGAYGQVKGVHLADESGTRVIVSYHEEKSAESALTALNRRACPELGGRSLHIQYSVPSVCQVAVDDSIQVSMEASELDIPGLYLIHDFISAKEEEELLAAVDTRPWQKLAKRRVQHYGYEFQYSTRNVNTHQYLGELPSFLSPILEKMSLFQKRGYTGTVLLDQLTVNEYPPGVGLSPHIDTHSAFEGLIFSLSLAGPCIMEFRKYSTGVWPTSPDTLSDEEAQNSDKSSKFLRMAIYLPPRSILLLSGEARYAWHHYIPHHKIDVVNDTRIRRASRRVSFTLRKVRKGPCECKFPEYCDSQKQKTIIH from the exons ATGGGTTTGCCGAGATTTAAACGTCCTGTAGGGACTAGTGAACCAAGTTCAAATCTTTATGTGGCCAATTGTGGACCTGCGGTTGGACTAACTTTGGACACAATTGAAGCTGTATTTGGTGCATATGGCCAAGTTAAGGGAGTCCATCTTGCTGATGAAAGTGGCACTAGAGTTATTGTGTCTTATCATGAAGAGAAGTCTGCAGAATCTGCCCTGACGGCGTTGAATAGACGTGCATGTCCTGAGCTCGGTGGCCGGTCTTTGCATATTCAGTATTCAGTACCCTCTGTTTGTCAG GTTGCAGTTGATGACTCAATTCAGGTGTCTATGGAAGCTTCAGAGTTAGATATTCCTGGTCTTTACTTGATTCATGACTTTATCAGTGCCAAAGAGGAGGAG GAATTACTTGCAGCAGTTGATACAAGGCCTTGGCAAAAACTTGCTAAAAGAAGGGTCCAACATTATGGCTATGAGTTCCAATATAGT ACAAGGAATGTCAACACACACCAGTACTTGGGTGAACTTCCATCATTTCTTTCCCCAATACTTGAAAAGATGTCATTGTTTCAAAAGCGTGGTTACACTGGAACTGTACTTTTGGACCAGCTCACG GTTAATGAATATCCACCCGGAGTGGGTTTGTCTCCGCATATTGACACCCATTCAGCATTTGAAGGATTAATATTCAGCCTTTCATTGGCAGGGCCTTGCATCATGGAGTTCAGAAAGTATTCTACTGGTGTTTGGCCTACAAGCCCTGACACATTAAGTGATGAAGAGGCTCAAAATTCCGACAAGAGCTCAAAGTTCTTGAGGATGGCTATTTATCTTCCCCCTCGATCTATTCTTTTATTATCAGGGGAAGCACGCTATGCTTGGCACCATTACATTCCACACCATAAG ATTGATGTAGTGAACGACACCAGAATCAGAAGGGCTTCAAGAAGAGTGTCCTTTACATTGCGCAAG GTAAGAAAAGGACCATGCGAGTGTAAGTTCCCCGAATACTGTGATTCTCAGAAGCAAAAGACAATTATACACTGA
- the LOC132604267 gene encoding guanine nucleotide-binding protein subunit gamma 2-like: MESLSSSTSQELNEIQQTDLPSSSSSSSIRPVSRTEAPNNMVMGKHRLAAAVSALNQQIQFIQEELDQLDSIGEASIVCRELVSSVELIPDALLPVTRGPINVHLDRWFHGTNDSRRNKRWI, encoded by the exons ATGGAGTCATTATCATCATCTACTTCACAAGAACTCAATGAAATACAACAAACAGACCttccttcatcatcatcatcatcatccataagaCCCGTTTCAAGAACTGAGGCTCCGAATAATATGGTTATGGGCAAACATCGTCTTGCTGCTGCAGTTTCTGCTCTCAATCAGCAAATCCAATTCATTCAG GAAGAATTGGATCAGCTTGATTCAATTGGTGAAGCCTCCATTGTTTGCAGAGA ATTAGTTTCAAGCGTTGAGTTAATACCCGATGCTCTGCTTCCAGT GACTAGGGGACCAATAAATGTTCATTTGGATCGATGGTTTCACGGAACTAATGATTCAAGACGCAACAAACGCTGGATATGA
- the LOC132604265 gene encoding uncharacterized acetyltransferase At3g50280-like translates to MEEVQIISACLVGASSNSSNGNKLISQNIEMTPWDLQFLLVDTIQKGLLFKKPTPQQQEKNNTNMFKSLNSTVSLVDHLKTSLSRTLDFFPPLAGRFSATKNPNDDSITSFSITCDNSGAEFTHAIAQELTVKEILESCYVPTIVHSLFPLNKVRNMQCVTKPLLGVQVTELVDGYFIGCTMSHSVGDGTCFWHFFNSWAEISRGFEFISRFPVLKRWFPENIKTPIQLPLKLDDEKLYECMELPILKERIFHLSKESVCKLKAKANSEMGTKSISSLQAFLAHLWRSVTLCRQVNANEEVTLTIIIGTRTRLNPPLPEGYWGNAAYLKPIKITAGEILEKGLGWAALQMNKVVASQNYEEVVNLYEGWVEKPVIFSRNALFVANRLTISSSPKFSIYSCDFGWGKPVAVRSGMANKGDGKVTLFPGVEEGSVDIEVCLVPETLLAMENDSEFMEFVTVSTT, encoded by the exons ATGGAAGAAGTTCAAATCATCTCTGCTTGTTTAGTTGGAGCATCTTCAAACTCAAGCAATGGCAACAAACTCATTTCCCAAAATATTGAAATGACACCATGGGACTTGCAATTCCTCCTTGTTGACACTATCCAAAAAGGTCTACTCTTCAAAAAACCAACTCCTCAACAACAAGAAAAAAACAACACTAATATGTTCAAATCATTGAACTCCACTGTTTCTTTAGTTGACCACTTGAAAACCTCGCTTTCGCGCACCTTAGACTTTTTCCCTCCTCTAGCCGGTCGTTTTTCTGCTACCAAAAATCCCAACGATGACTCAATTACTTCTTTTTCCATCACTTGTGATAACTCTGGAGCTGAATTCACTCACGCGATCGCTCAAGAGTTAACAGTAAAGgagattcttgaatcttgttacGTGCCAACTATTGTTCATTCACTTTTCCCACTCAATAAAGTACGTAACATGCAATGTGTTACAAAGCCTCTCCTTGGAGTACAAGTAACAGAACTCGTAGACGGTTATTTCATTGGTTGCACTATGAGTCATAGTGTAGGCGACGGGACTTGTTTCTGGCATTTCTTTAATTCTTGGGCTGAAATATCCCGTGGATTTGAGTTTATTAGTCGATTTCCGGTGTTAAAAAGATGGTTTCCTGAGAATATAAAGACTCCAATTCAACTCCCATTGAAATTGGATGATGAAAAATTATATGAGTGTATGGAGCTGCCAATATTGAAGGAAAGGATTTTTCATCTCAGTAAAGAAAGTGTGTGTAAATTGAAAGCAAAAGCTAACTCTGAAATGGGTACTAAGTCCATTTCTTCTCTGCAAGCTTTCTTGGCTCATCTATGGAG GTCCGTTACTCTTTGTCGTCAGGTTAACGCCAACGAAGAAGTCACACTCACCATCATCATAGGCACTAGAACTAGGCTAAATCCGCCTCTACCCGAAGGTTACTGGGGAAATGCAGCATATTTGAAGCCAATTAAGATAACAGCAGGGGAAATACTAGAAAAAGGACTTGGCTGGGCAGCATTGCAAATGAACAAAGTTGTTGCTTCACAAAACTATGAAGAAGTGGTCAATTTATACGAAGGGTGGGTGGAAAAGCCTGTGATATTTAGTAGAAATGCACTTTTTGTGGCTAATAGATTGACAATTAGTAGTTCACCAAAGTTTAGTATTTATAGTTGTGATTTTGGTTGGGGCAAACCAGTGGCTGTGAGGAGTGGGATGGCAAATAAAGGTGATGGAAAAGTTACATTATTTCCTGGAGTTGAAGAAGGAAGTGTAGATATTGAAGTTTGTCTTGTGCCTGAGACTTTGTTAGCAATGGAGAATGACTCAGAATTCATGGAATTTGTTACTGTCTCAACTACTTAG
- the LOC132604266 gene encoding phytochrome-interacting ankyrin-repeat protein 2-like isoform X2 gives MTEAGLCFILLLGKVKRLLNEGMDANLTAGGRKSLGATPLHLAAKGGHLRVMDALLERGADIDARTKGACGWTPLHHAAKERKRKAIRFLIRNGAYLPDDIHDTRFNPPLHYCPGLEWAYEEMRLLQLESSSSGEASYSSGN, from the exons ATGACCGAGGCTGGACTCTGCTTCATATTGTTGCTCGGAAAG GTTAAGAGACTTCTTAATGAAGGCATGGATGCAAATTTGACTGCTGGGGGCCGTAAGTCACTTGGTGCGACTCCACTTCATCTTGCTGCTAAGGGTGGTCACCTCCGAGTTATGGATGCATTGCTTGAGAGAGGTGCTGATATTGATGCACGAACCAAGGGTGCCTGCGGAT GGACTCCACTACATCATGCAGCTAAAGAAAGAAAGAGGAAAGCAATCAGATTCTTGATTAGAAATGGTGCATATTTGCCGGATGACATCCATGATACCAGGTTCAATCCTCCACTCCACTACTGTCCTGGTCTCGAATGGGCTTATGAGGAGATGAGGCTGCTGCAACTAGAGAGTTCATCATCTGGTGAGGCCTCTTACAGCTCGGGAAACTGA
- the LOC132604263 gene encoding large ribosomal subunit protein uL30w, with translation MGETPVPESVLKKQKRSEEWALAKKQELESAKKKNAENRKLIYNRAKLYAKEYAEQDKELIRLKREARLKGGFYVDPEAKLLFIIRIRGINAMPPQTKKILQLLRLRQIFNGVFLKVNKATVNMLHRVEPYVTYGYPNLKSVRELIYKRGYGKLDKQRIALTDNSVIEQGLGKHGIICAEDLVHEIMTVGPHFKEANNFLWPFQLKAPLGGLKKKRNHYVEGGDAGNRENFINELIRRMN, from the exons ATGGGTGAAACACCAGTTCCAGAGTCAGTCTTGAAGAAGCAGAAGAGGAGTGAGGAATGGGCTCTTGCAAAGAAGCAAGAACTTGAATCTGCAAAGAAGAAGAATGCTGAGAACAGGAAATTGATCTACAACAGGGCAAAGCTGTACGCAAAGGAGTACGCAGAGCAG GACAAGGAGTTGATTCGTTTGAAACGCGAGGCTAGATTGAAGGGTGGTTTCTATGTGGACCCTGAGGCAAAGTTGCTGTTTATCATTAGGATACGCGG GATCAATGCTATGCCCCCACAGACCAAAAAGATTTTGCAGCTATTACGTTTGCGACAG ATCTTTAACGGTGTCTTTTTGAAAGTCAACAAAGCCACAGTGAACATGCTTCATAGGGTTGAACCTTACGTTACCTATGG TTACCCAAACCTAAAAAGTGTTAGGGAATTGATCTACAAGAGAGGTTACGGGAAACTCGACAAGCAGAGAATTGCTTTAACCGACAATTCTGTCATTGAGCAG GGATTGGGCAAACATGGAATTATCTGTGCTGAAGACCTTGTCCACGAGATCATGACTGTAGGACCTCACTTCAAGGAGGCCAACAACTTCCTATGGCCATTCCAGTTGAAGGCACCTTTGGGTGGACTCAAGAAGAAGAGGAATCACTATGTTGAAGGTGGTGATGCCGGTAACCGCGAGAACTTCATTAATGAGCTCATCAGGAGGATGAACTAA